A window of Xylophilus sp. GW821-FHT01B05 contains these coding sequences:
- a CDS encoding ParB/RepB/Spo0J family partition protein produces the protein MNAVTKAEAHAIETAAPLEVADPTKNLILVPLSQLLPRRSKRNARKTPRLSIPELAASIARIGLLQNLVVILAADGEQYEVVAGDRRLTALKLLAKKKRIAADFEVPCLLVPDASARTVSLAENLLREQMHPADQFEAFAALVKEGRPIEDIAADFGVSPLVVQRRLKLANVSPRLLADYRAGAVTLEQLMALTITDDHAAQEAVFYGAPEWQRGASALRERLTEREIDAMHPLVRFAGLDAYTVAGGGIRHDLFAEGDAGTYLTDAALLETLVRGKLDALTGDVRAEGWAWVEAVPHMSYAERQAFQNAPRQRREPNAREARRIATLQSRLDKIDAQLEEVYDTEDEDKTEALEARREQVAGELQAVEEALQGYAPDVRAVAGAIITLDRSGEAVIHRGLLREAEAKALRTLERLRQGFGSEESEAGNDDEGEDAEQPKAASLSDRLAQRLSAHRTAALQIEVARHPQVALAAVVHGMVQSVLQEHRYGHDLPLGVSLKVQDRLEGMAPDWPESPAAVALRELQQVAGEALPQDSAELLTVLLAKPQDDLVRLLAVCVASTVDVVTLRATQRQPGAELAQAVGLDMAAWWKPTVEGYFRHVPKAAILEAVGAFAPSHVTRLAKLKKGDIASEAERLADGTGWMPTVFKAEGAQDAPQVVADDEPDAIDADDETQPHALAA, from the coding sequence ATGAACGCCGTTACCAAAGCCGAAGCCCATGCCATCGAAACCGCCGCGCCGCTGGAAGTGGCCGACCCGACCAAGAACCTGATTTTGGTTCCGCTCTCGCAGTTGCTGCCGCGCCGCTCCAAGCGCAACGCACGCAAGACACCGCGCCTGTCCATTCCCGAACTGGCCGCGAGCATCGCTCGCATCGGCCTGCTGCAGAATCTCGTCGTGATCCTTGCCGCCGATGGCGAGCAATACGAAGTGGTGGCCGGCGACCGCCGACTGACCGCATTGAAGCTGTTGGCGAAGAAGAAGCGCATCGCCGCCGACTTTGAGGTGCCTTGCCTGCTGGTGCCCGACGCTTCGGCCCGTACTGTCAGCCTCGCGGAAAACCTGCTGCGCGAGCAGATGCACCCTGCCGACCAGTTCGAGGCGTTCGCCGCGCTGGTCAAGGAAGGCCGTCCCATCGAAGACATTGCCGCCGACTTCGGTGTGTCCCCGCTGGTGGTACAGCGCCGCTTGAAGCTGGCCAACGTCTCGCCGCGCCTGCTGGCCGACTACCGGGCCGGAGCCGTCACGCTGGAACAGTTGATGGCCCTGACCATCACCGACGACCACGCCGCGCAGGAAGCCGTGTTCTACGGTGCGCCCGAATGGCAGCGTGGTGCGTCCGCGCTGCGCGAACGCCTGACCGAGCGCGAAATCGACGCCATGCATCCGCTGGTGCGCTTCGCCGGGCTGGACGCCTACACGGTGGCGGGCGGCGGCATCCGCCACGACCTGTTCGCGGAAGGTGATGCCGGAACCTACCTGACCGACGCCGCGCTGCTGGAAACGTTGGTGCGCGGCAAGCTGGATGCGCTGACCGGGGACGTGCGCGCCGAGGGTTGGGCGTGGGTCGAAGCCGTGCCGCACATGAGCTACGCCGAGCGGCAGGCGTTCCAGAATGCGCCACGCCAGCGCCGCGAACCGAATGCCCGCGAAGCCCGCCGCATCGCTACGCTGCAATCCCGCCTCGACAAGATCGACGCCCAACTGGAAGAAGTCTATGACACCGAAGACGAGGACAAGACTGAGGCGCTGGAAGCGCGCCGCGAACAGGTCGCCGGGGAACTGCAAGCCGTGGAGGAAGCCTTGCAGGGCTACGCCCCGGACGTGCGCGCTGTGGCCGGTGCCATCATCACCCTCGACCGCAGCGGCGAAGCCGTGATTCATCGCGGGCTGCTGCGCGAAGCCGAAGCCAAGGCGCTGCGCACGCTGGAACGCTTGCGGCAGGGTTTCGGCAGCGAGGAAAGCGAAGCCGGGAACGACGACGAAGGCGAGGACGCCGAGCAGCCCAAAGCCGCGAGCCTGTCCGACCGGCTGGCGCAGCGGTTGAGCGCGCACCGTACCGCCGCGCTGCAAATCGAAGTCGCCCGGCATCCGCAAGTCGCGCTGGCTGCCGTGGTGCATGGCATGGTGCAGAGCGTATTGCAGGAACACCGTTACGGCCACGACCTGCCGCTGGGCGTGAGCCTGAAAGTGCAAGACCGGCTGGAAGGCATGGCCCCGGACTGGCCCGAATCGCCCGCCGCCGTGGCGCTGCGCGAACTGCAACAGGTGGCGGGCGAAGCCTTGCCGCAGGACAGCGCCGAACTGCTCACGGTGCTGCTGGCGAAGCCGCAAGATGACCTGGTGCGGCTGCTGGCGGTATGCGTGGCTTCCACGGTGGACGTGGTGACGCTTCGCGCCACGCAGCGCCAGCCCGGCGCGGAACTGGCGCAGGCCGTGGGGCTGGACATGGCGGCATGGTGGAAGCCGACCGTAGAGGGCTATTTCCGGCATGTGCCGAAGGCCGCGATTCTGGAAGCCGTGGGCGCGTTCGCGCCGTCGCACGTCACCCGGCTGGCAAAGCTCAAGAAAGGCGACATTGCCAGCGAAGCCGAACGGCTGGCGGACGGCACCGGCTGGATGCCAACCGTGTTCAAGGCCGAAGGCGCGCAGGACGCCCCGCAGGTTGTGGCGGATGACGAGCCGGACGCCATCGACGCCGACGACGAGACGCAGCCTCACGCGCTGGCCGCGTGA
- a CDS encoding helix-turn-helix transcriptional regulator — protein sequence MAAKHSLATAIRTVRKARGLSQEAFSDVSSRTYMSSLERDLKSPTMHKLVELCEVMEVHPLTLLTLAYAGDSTRKTDQLLAQVRQELEAVLKERDAP from the coding sequence GTGGCAGCGAAACACTCATTGGCGACGGCCATACGGACAGTCAGGAAAGCGCGCGGCTTGAGCCAGGAAGCGTTCTCCGACGTGTCCAGCCGTACCTATATGAGTTCGCTGGAACGTGACTTGAAAAGCCCGACCATGCACAAGCTGGTCGAGTTATGCGAGGTCATGGAAGTGCATCCGCTCACGCTGCTGACGCTGGCCTATGCCGGCGACAGCACGCGCAAGACCGATCAGCTTCTGGCGCAGGTGCGGCAGGAGCTGGAGGCGGTGTTGAAGGAGCGCGATGCGCCGTAG
- a CDS encoding DUF736 domain-containing protein, which yields MANIGTFTAEKDGFTGTLRTLTLNVKVKLVPNDKGDNESAPDFRVQAAGHDIGAGWQKVSKAERPYVSVTLDDPSFPATVYARLIEGEDGTHDLIWSRSKPQAA from the coding sequence ATGGCTAACATCGGCACCTTCACCGCAGAGAAAGACGGCTTCACCGGCACGCTCCGCACCCTGACCTTGAACGTCAAGGTCAAGCTGGTTCCCAACGACAAGGGCGACAACGAAAGCGCCCCCGACTTCCGCGTGCAGGCGGCGGGCCACGACATCGGCGCGGGGTGGCAGAAAGTCAGCAAGGCCGAACGGCCCTACGTGTCCGTGACCCTCGACGATCCTTCGTTCCCGGCGACGGTCTATGCCCGCCTGATCGAAGGCGAGGACGGCACGCACGACCTGATCTGGTCGCGCAGCAAGCCCCAGGCGGCCTGA
- a CDS encoding DNA cytosine methyltransferase, which yields MSKLRAISLFSNCGAGDVGYREAGFRFDVMAELDPRRLDVCLLNHPGAEGVAGDLRKTWKTVIKKYRARAGKARPALLCACPPCQGMSSARSGKGSHDDAVAGSKDERNLLVTVVANVALELKPSLLVVENVPAFLTRKVHHPKDKRPVSAANYLITALADDYVAFPLVTDLCDFGIPQSRNRAFLTFVRKDLPGLKELLRIGRTPFPRATHAPDVGNARPITLSEALESFELPALDAASSEAASANEYAGFHSVPVWDERIYAMVAAIPHATGRSAWDNDVCHHCGPVKVLPETVTCPQCNAPLLRPIVKEDDGSYRLVKGFKSSYRRMHSDRPAATVTTASGHIGSDYTIHPTQNRLLSPLECSLLQTFPKDFKWGDALKKLGHTNVREMIGEAVPPAFTKLHGEVLHGILKRQWERAPMTLSDERCLKGWTKLAAAAKKDDREDPRSYFDHAAKPLMRRPPSKKQVELSASVKLGE from the coding sequence ATGAGTAAGCTGCGAGCAATAAGCCTTTTCTCCAACTGCGGTGCTGGTGATGTCGGCTATCGCGAGGCGGGCTTCCGTTTCGATGTGATGGCTGAACTCGACCCACGTCGACTCGACGTTTGCCTCCTAAACCATCCAGGCGCTGAAGGTGTGGCAGGCGACCTCCGCAAAACTTGGAAGACCGTGATTAAGAAGTATCGCGCACGAGCAGGCAAAGCCCGCCCGGCGCTGCTATGCGCCTGCCCACCGTGCCAGGGAATGAGTTCCGCGCGTTCTGGTAAGGGTAGCCACGACGATGCCGTAGCCGGATCGAAGGACGAGCGCAATTTGCTGGTGACGGTCGTCGCCAACGTGGCGCTGGAGTTGAAGCCATCACTGCTCGTCGTCGAAAACGTCCCAGCCTTCCTGACGCGGAAGGTGCATCACCCCAAGGACAAGAGGCCGGTTTCAGCAGCCAACTACCTGATCACGGCACTTGCCGACGACTACGTGGCATTCCCTTTGGTTACCGATTTGTGTGACTTTGGCATTCCCCAGTCTCGGAATCGCGCCTTCCTGACCTTCGTTCGCAAGGATTTGCCTGGCCTCAAGGAGTTGCTCCGAATCGGCCGTACACCATTTCCCCGGGCAACGCATGCACCCGACGTGGGGAACGCCCGCCCAATCACGCTTTCGGAGGCGCTCGAAAGCTTCGAACTGCCCGCCTTGGATGCAGCAAGCTCGGAGGCTGCATCTGCCAATGAATATGCGGGCTTCCACTCGGTTCCGGTATGGGACGAGCGCATTTACGCGATGGTCGCGGCGATCCCTCATGCAACCGGACGTAGTGCGTGGGACAACGATGTTTGTCATCATTGCGGTCCCGTCAAGGTTTTGCCGGAGACCGTCACGTGCCCTCAATGCAATGCTCCGCTCCTCCGGCCCATAGTCAAAGAAGACGATGGAAGTTATCGCTTAGTCAAAGGATTCAAGAGCAGTTATCGGCGTATGCACAGCGACAGGCCGGCTGCGACTGTGACCACTGCAAGCGGCCACATCGGCAGCGATTACACGATTCACCCGACTCAGAACCGACTGCTCAGCCCTCTCGAATGTTCTTTGCTGCAGACGTTTCCTAAGGACTTCAAATGGGGAGACGCGCTGAAGAAGTTGGGGCACACGAACGTGCGAGAAATGATCGGCGAAGCCGTTCCACCCGCCTTCACAAAATTGCATGGTGAAGTGCTCCATGGCATCCTGAAGCGACAGTGGGAGCGCGCGCCCATGACATTGAGCGATGAACGATGTCTGAAAGGCTGGACGAAGCTTGCTGCAGCAGCCAAGAAGGATGATCGGGAAGATCCTCGTAGCTATTTCGACCATGCTGCCAAACCGCTGATGCGGCGACCACCATCGAAAAAGCAGGTGGAGCTTTCTGCATCCGTGAAACTTGGGGAGTGA
- a CDS encoding DUF932 domain-containing protein has protein sequence MQLASRFASRSPSLRSDYPLSDDQIRRVAPSIFADAPHESRSERYAYIPTAAVLAELRKEGFEPFMAAQTRVRHDDRRDYTKHMLRLRHASQINGAEANEIVLLNSHDGTSSYQMLAGMFRFVCSNGLVCGDTVADVRVPHKGDVAGHVIEGAYEVLSGFDRVKESRDAMRAITLNDGESEVFARAALALKYDDPDKPAPVTESQILMPRRHDDRRPDLWSVFNRTQENLTQGGLRGRSANGRRQQTRPVHGIDQNIRLNRALWLLADGLRQLKA, from the coding sequence ATGCAACTCGCATCCCGATTCGCTTCTCGTTCCCCGTCGCTGCGCAGCGATTACCCGTTGTCCGACGATCAAATCCGCCGCGTGGCCCCGTCCATATTCGCGGACGCCCCGCATGAAAGCCGCTCCGAGCGGTACGCCTATATCCCCACCGCCGCCGTGCTGGCGGAACTGCGCAAGGAGGGGTTTGAACCCTTCATGGCAGCGCAGACCCGCGTGCGGCACGACGACCGCCGCGACTACACCAAACACATGCTGCGCCTGCGACACGCGAGCCAGATCAACGGCGCGGAAGCCAATGAAATCGTGCTGCTGAACTCCCATGACGGCACCAGCAGTTATCAGATGCTGGCCGGGATGTTCCGGTTTGTGTGCAGCAATGGCCTTGTCTGCGGCGACACGGTGGCGGACGTGCGCGTGCCCCACAAAGGCGACGTAGCCGGACACGTCATCGAAGGCGCTTACGAAGTGTTGAGCGGCTTCGACCGGGTGAAGGAATCCCGCGATGCCATGCGCGCCATCACCTTGAACGATGGCGAATCCGAAGTGTTCGCCCGTGCCGCACTGGCCCTCAAGTACGACGACCCCGACAAGCCCGCGCCTGTCACGGAATCGCAAATCCTGATGCCGCGCCGCCACGACGACCGCCGCCCGGACTTGTGGAGCGTGTTCAACCGCACGCAAGAAAACCTGACCCAAGGCGGCCTGCGCGGGCGCAGCGCCAACGGACGCCGCCAGCAGACCCGTCCGGTGCATGGCATCGACCAAAACATCCGACTGAATCGCGCGCTTTGGCTGCTGGCCGATGGTCTGCGCCAGTTGAAAGCCTGA
- a CDS encoding very short patch repair endonuclease, which produces MQAVRRHDTAPEMLVRRLLHAMGYRFRLHRKDLPGSPDIVLPRHRKVILVHGCFWHGHEQCKRAKRPTKNAETWQAKIDGNRIRDAKNVAALYELGWDVLVVWECQMRDQAWLATRLREFLPDLRG; this is translated from the coding sequence ATGCAAGCCGTGCGCCGGCATGACACCGCACCGGAGATGCTGGTTCGTCGCTTGTTGCACGCGATGGGGTACCGATTTCGTCTACATCGCAAAGACTTGCCCGGTTCGCCGGACATCGTGCTACCTCGTCACAGGAAGGTCATTTTGGTTCACGGCTGTTTCTGGCATGGGCACGAGCAATGCAAACGCGCAAAGCGCCCAACCAAAAATGCCGAAACGTGGCAGGCCAAGATCGACGGCAACCGGATTCGTGATGCGAAGAACGTTGCAGCACTTTACGAACTTGGATGGGACGTGCTGGTCGTCTGGGAGTGTCAGATGCGAGACCAAGCGTGGCTAGCCACGCGCTTGCGCGAGTTCCTCCCAGATCTCAGGGGCTGA
- a CDS encoding PDDEXK nuclease domain-containing protein, with product MNEKTLAAAGQTRPALPAEYAGIHSGIVELLDAARHAAARSVNALMTASYWEIGRRIVEAEQRGKRRAGYGEQLMERLSADLTAQFGRGFGVNNLESMRRFFVAYPRSAISQTVSGKLGLAELAQMFTLPWSAYVRLLTVKDDHARQFYEVEALRGGWSVRQLDRQINSQFYERTALSKNKAAMLVKGALPNPEDAVTPDDAIKDPYVLEFLDLKDEYSESDLEQALIRRLEDFLLELGDGFAFVGRQRRLRIDQTWYRVDLLFFHRRLRCLVIIDLKLGALTHADVGQMHLYCNYAKEHWTFADENPPVGLILCADKGHALARYALEGLPSKVMAANYKMVLPDAELLQKELENTRLMLESRGEISMKALQR from the coding sequence ATGAACGAGAAGACGCTTGCGGCGGCGGGACAAACTCGCCCTGCCTTGCCGGCCGAGTATGCCGGCATCCACAGCGGTATCGTCGAGCTGCTCGATGCCGCCCGCCACGCGGCGGCCCGCAGCGTCAATGCGCTGATGACAGCGAGCTACTGGGAGATTGGTCGCCGCATCGTCGAAGCCGAGCAACGGGGCAAGCGGCGCGCGGGCTACGGCGAACAGTTGATGGAGCGACTGTCCGCCGACCTGACCGCGCAGTTCGGCCGCGGGTTCGGCGTGAATAACCTGGAGAGCATGCGGCGCTTCTTCGTCGCGTACCCCCGTTCCGCAATTTCCCAGACGGTGTCTGGGAAATTGGGCCTCGCTGAACTGGCGCAGATGTTCACGCTGCCGTGGTCGGCCTACGTCCGGCTGCTGACGGTCAAGGACGACCACGCTCGCCAGTTCTACGAAGTCGAAGCCCTGCGCGGCGGATGGAGCGTGCGCCAGCTTGACCGGCAGATCAACAGCCAGTTCTACGAGCGCACGGCGCTGTCCAAGAACAAGGCGGCGATGCTGGTCAAGGGCGCCTTACCGAATCCCGAGGATGCTGTCACCCCCGACGACGCGATCAAAGACCCGTATGTGCTGGAGTTCCTCGACCTCAAGGACGAGTATTCGGAGTCCGACCTTGAACAAGCCCTGATCCGGCGGCTGGAGGACTTCCTGCTCGAACTGGGCGATGGGTTCGCCTTCGTCGGGCGGCAACGTCGGTTGCGCATCGACCAGACTTGGTATCGGGTCGATCTGCTGTTCTTCCATCGTCGGCTGCGCTGCCTGGTCATCATCGACTTGAAGCTCGGTGCGCTGACCCATGCCGACGTGGGCCAGATGCACCTGTATTGCAACTATGCCAAGGAGCATTGGACGTTTGCGGACGAGAACCCGCCTGTGGGCCTGATCCTCTGTGCCGACAAGGGACACGCCTTGGCGCGGTATGCGCTGGAAGGCTTGCCCAGCAAGGTCATGGCGGCGAACTACAAGATGGTGCTGCCGGATGCCGAGTTGCTGCAAAAGGAGCTTGAGAACACTCGGCTCATGCTGGAGTCTCGTGGTGAGATCAGCATGAAGGCTCTCCAACGATGA
- a CDS encoding ATP-binding protein, whose product MNQPTSVQPLTLRFAHNVIEHLGLKLYQNKPTNVLAELVSNSWDAMASNVFIDLDVSEHGTPEAISVYDDGRGMNKHDLVTNYLVVGQPKPRPTPATSGPGVRYPMGRKGIGKLAPFGIARIVHVITVRDGIGMWLRFDYGAMLVAESQDSSTTAIYAPTVLADEISFDDISSDQEPAIQKILDNFKLAIRQSKSGTLIYATSLTLRKPISTIQLRESLGRRFTVTLARHDFNVHVNGGLLAETDVFPEWELRIPDQDMSEHIVTTPVGNRSIKFWVGFVKAASWSQEEAGVGVYAHGKIAQDRPFFFGVKGREIFSRYMYAVVEADWIDELQQDTISTDRTSVNWEDSDLESLHAWGAQSVVSWINSYEQRRKEISKIEDVTLVEGFLDNTPGIKLRTSEKSHLVDLISDVTPRLGKDRDAKVRLIEAAAKAWVHEPARKLIKELWTQVTTFEPSAFVSSVNRLSDELVPESLSLAVAFSLRVFALTQLHGHILKGQETQLQQLIENFPWILHSKYERFVYRRSLANIVKDEAELIAKRNPFPPIPADRTLPDFVFFGTAEDREILVVELKGPGDIAENEEYQQLHSYVLYLASRFQSAKVSGLLVSGGHAPYLSSYRSQAIDFEKWDDVLLRSRRGHMDLLTALLVGTDPVGDDARIQQVCELGGQAVQEFLTQMSEREPLLRELVNRLKPVPGTPTPKV is encoded by the coding sequence ATGAATCAGCCGACTTCCGTGCAACCCCTTACTCTTCGATTCGCACACAACGTCATCGAGCATTTGGGCTTAAAGCTGTACCAAAATAAGCCAACGAACGTTCTGGCAGAGCTGGTATCAAATTCATGGGATGCCATGGCATCCAATGTCTTTATTGATTTAGACGTGTCCGAGCACGGAACGCCTGAAGCCATCAGCGTGTACGACGATGGTCGCGGCATGAATAAGCATGATCTCGTCACCAACTACTTGGTGGTTGGTCAGCCAAAGCCCAGACCAACGCCGGCGACTAGCGGCCCCGGTGTTCGGTATCCAATGGGACGGAAGGGAATCGGCAAGCTTGCGCCATTTGGGATTGCGCGAATTGTCCATGTAATTACCGTTCGAGACGGAATCGGGATGTGGCTCCGATTCGACTATGGGGCGATGCTGGTCGCGGAAAGCCAGGATTCCTCAACCACGGCTATATATGCACCTACCGTCTTAGCAGACGAAATTTCTTTCGATGACATCTCATCGGACCAAGAACCTGCCATACAGAAAATTCTTGATAATTTTAAATTGGCAATTAGGCAATCAAAGTCAGGCACGTTGATTTACGCGACTTCGTTAACGCTTAGGAAACCGATTTCAACGATACAACTTCGAGAATCATTAGGGCGTCGATTTACCGTCACCCTGGCACGGCATGACTTCAACGTCCACGTCAATGGTGGTCTATTGGCTGAAACGGATGTTTTCCCAGAATGGGAGCTTCGGATACCCGATCAAGACATGTCGGAGCATATCGTTACGACGCCCGTAGGTAACAGGTCTATAAAATTCTGGGTCGGCTTCGTCAAGGCAGCAAGTTGGTCGCAAGAGGAAGCGGGCGTCGGTGTTTATGCGCATGGGAAAATTGCGCAAGACCGCCCCTTTTTCTTTGGCGTTAAAGGGCGGGAAATTTTCTCGCGCTACATGTATGCAGTGGTCGAAGCAGATTGGATTGACGAGTTGCAGCAAGATACGATCTCCACTGATCGCACGAGTGTCAATTGGGAGGATTCCGATCTGGAATCTCTTCACGCTTGGGGCGCCCAGTCTGTCGTTTCGTGGATCAACTCTTACGAGCAGCGAAGAAAAGAGATATCCAAAATTGAAGATGTCACGCTGGTTGAGGGTTTTCTTGACAACACTCCCGGCATCAAGCTGCGGACTTCCGAGAAGAGCCATCTAGTCGATTTGATTAGCGACGTAACGCCTCGCCTCGGAAAAGACCGGGATGCCAAAGTTCGTCTCATTGAGGCCGCTGCGAAAGCATGGGTGCATGAGCCAGCTCGGAAATTAATAAAAGAGCTTTGGACTCAAGTCACGACGTTTGAACCATCAGCATTCGTGTCGTCAGTCAACAGGCTGAGCGATGAGTTGGTTCCAGAGAGTCTGTCGCTGGCAGTGGCATTTTCTTTACGCGTTTTTGCTTTGACACAGCTTCATGGCCACATACTAAAAGGCCAGGAAACTCAACTTCAGCAACTCATTGAAAACTTCCCCTGGATACTTCATTCGAAGTACGAGCGCTTCGTTTATCGAAGATCGCTTGCCAACATCGTCAAAGACGAAGCCGAGTTGATCGCGAAGCGGAATCCATTCCCCCCTATTCCCGCCGACAGAACCTTGCCTGACTTCGTTTTCTTTGGCACGGCTGAAGACCGAGAAATACTCGTGGTCGAACTCAAAGGTCCAGGTGATATTGCAGAGAATGAGGAGTACCAGCAACTCCATTCGTACGTTCTGTATCTTGCATCACGCTTCCAAAGCGCGAAGGTTTCAGGCCTGCTCGTGTCGGGTGGCCATGCTCCTTATCTCTCCAGCTATCGCTCGCAAGCCATAGACTTTGAGAAATGGGATGACGTTCTTCTCCGATCAAGGCGCGGTCACATGGACCTTCTTACGGCGCTATTGGTTGGAACTGATCCGGTTGGTGACGATGCACGTATTCAGCAGGTTTGCGAGCTGGGCGGCCAAGCAGTGCAGGAGTTCCTCACGCAAATGAGTGAGCGGGAGCCATTGCTCCGTGAGCTCGTCAACAGGTTAAAACCGGTTCCCGGAACACCGACACCCAAAGTCTAG
- a CDS encoding ATP-binding protein, with protein MATSSRRVAPAGGGKLSRSVGASSAANTQTAKASPYQLRISRLTVDKLGVKLYDKASAVVAELISNGYDADAETVTVSLPLNLQLASQAGGKLKDLGFVIEVEDDGHGMTPEEAIGFYLRVGADRRTRKTEDGARSRKKKRPVMGRKGIGKLAPFGICRRIEVWSAGGPKAKNGYAITHFFMDFDKIVTDDDEAVPLNVGSEDRGWSKKSGTRIRLTSFLAKRVPEQETFLRQLAVRFTFAKPDFKILIVDTAIDGAKPVKVNPLDIPLLPGSRIDLASRPVIADDGSTLPVTGWLGMAKEAYKNEEMMGVRIYARGKIVGVTRDFNQPAGFTGEFAMRSYLVGQVEAEWLDLDNGDDLVRTDRQDILWSSDYGEELRRWGAELIKEIARTSREPRRVRVRDEFLRKSGIEDRARERFGDKQVARVAIDLAKKFGGFAAEDELGDDVYVEDLSQIILSVAPHQALMEAFHEFTNQVTKGEASMDQMLDIFSKAQIAELASYAQIAAQRVRVIKDLQQIIDESMDENQFQALIAQAPWLIEPSWTVITKNQSLKNFKHAFEKFWKRTHGTDVVLAIDKEAKRPDFTLVSIDGLLHIVEIKKAGHAFDDTDFDRLINYVDAFDQFFKENQETVAEFYRAWRIDLVADGEKLKKSSNRHAFGGFVESNRVKRMSWRDFLTRAKKVHEQFLDVHDLGAEKHQGKKA; from the coding sequence ATGGCTACATCTTCTCGCCGTGTTGCGCCGGCCGGTGGCGGCAAATTGAGCCGATCCGTCGGGGCGTCATCGGCCGCCAATACGCAGACGGCGAAGGCATCTCCGTACCAGCTTCGCATCTCGCGCCTTACCGTCGACAAACTGGGCGTCAAGCTCTATGACAAGGCTAGTGCAGTAGTCGCAGAGCTGATTTCCAATGGCTACGATGCGGATGCCGAAACTGTCACCGTCAGTCTCCCACTCAATCTCCAACTGGCATCACAAGCAGGAGGCAAGCTGAAAGACCTTGGCTTCGTTATTGAGGTCGAAGACGATGGCCACGGTATGACTCCCGAGGAAGCTATCGGCTTCTATTTGCGAGTCGGCGCCGACCGCCGCACCCGCAAGACCGAAGACGGCGCACGGTCGCGCAAAAAGAAGCGGCCCGTCATGGGACGCAAGGGCATCGGAAAGTTAGCGCCCTTCGGAATTTGCCGTCGTATCGAGGTATGGTCCGCAGGCGGACCCAAGGCGAAAAACGGCTATGCCATTACGCACTTCTTCATGGATTTCGACAAAATCGTCACGGATGATGACGAGGCGGTTCCGCTCAATGTCGGTAGTGAAGATCGCGGCTGGAGCAAGAAGTCCGGAACCCGCATTAGGTTGACCTCCTTTCTCGCCAAGCGCGTCCCAGAGCAAGAAACATTCTTGCGTCAGTTGGCAGTGCGATTTACTTTTGCGAAGCCAGATTTCAAGATTCTGATTGTCGATACAGCTATCGACGGCGCAAAGCCAGTTAAGGTCAATCCGCTGGACATACCGTTGCTGCCAGGCTCAAGGATCGATTTGGCCAGCCGTCCGGTCATTGCCGACGATGGTTCTACGTTGCCCGTTACAGGCTGGCTCGGCATGGCGAAGGAGGCGTACAAGAACGAAGAAATGATGGGTGTGCGCATCTACGCTCGCGGCAAGATCGTGGGTGTGACACGTGACTTTAATCAGCCTGCCGGCTTTACCGGCGAGTTCGCCATGCGGTCCTACTTGGTGGGCCAAGTCGAGGCGGAATGGCTTGATCTCGACAATGGCGACGATCTCGTCCGAACCGACCGCCAAGACATTCTTTGGTCCTCAGACTACGGCGAAGAGCTTCGACGCTGGGGGGCCGAGCTCATCAAGGAGATCGCTCGTACTTCGCGTGAACCGCGCCGAGTTCGTGTGCGCGATGAATTCCTGCGGAAGTCTGGCATCGAAGACAGGGCGCGCGAGCGGTTTGGCGATAAACAAGTGGCTCGTGTAGCCATTGATCTAGCCAAGAAATTTGGCGGCTTTGCGGCCGAGGATGAACTTGGTGATGACGTTTACGTTGAAGACCTTTCCCAGATCATCCTTTCGGTCGCGCCGCATCAGGCGCTCATGGAGGCCTTCCACGAGTTCACCAATCAGGTAACTAAAGGTGAAGCTTCGATGGACCAGATGCTGGACATCTTCAGTAAGGCGCAGATCGCGGAACTCGCCTCGTACGCTCAGATTGCCGCTCAACGCGTACGGGTGATCAAAGACCTGCAGCAGATCATTGACGAGTCAATGGATGAGAACCAGTTCCAAGCGCTTATCGCGCAGGCACCTTGGCTCATCGAACCGTCTTGGACGGTTATCACAAAAAACCAGAGCTTGAAGAACTTCAAGCATGCGTTCGAAAAATTCTGGAAGCGGACACATGGCACAGATGTTGTGCTTGCTATCGACAAGGAAGCCAAGCGCCCAGACTTCACGCTGGTGAGTATTGACGGCCTCCTACACATCGTAGAAATCAAGAAGGCTGGGCATGCTTTCGATGACACAGACTTCGATCGACTGATCAATTACGTTGATGCGTTCGACCAATTTTTCAAAGAGAACCAAGAAACCGTGGCAGAGTTTTACAGGGCATGGCGCATCGATCTAGTTGCAGATGGTGAGAAGCTGAAGAAGAGTTCCAACAGGCACGCCTTCGGCGGCTTCGTCGAGTCGAATCGCGTGAAGCGCATGTCGTGGCGAGACTTCTTGACTCGGGCCAAGAAGGTTCATGAGCAGTTCCTTGACGTACATGATCTGGGCGCTGAAAAACACCAAGGGAAGAAGGCATGA